A window from Solirubrobacterales bacterium encodes these proteins:
- a CDS encoding D-alanyl-D-alanine carboxypeptidase yields the protein MAPSARALVLAVSALVLAPAATARADENVLRSVNTMTVKVPTPRAPSGILAETGIVLDAQTGRHMWGRDTKKRRLIASTTKIMTALVAISRTTPNELLTATRYRAGVGESLLGLKPGESMSAQDLIKGLMLESGNDAADTLAAGTASSRSAFVAAMNRRARSLGLTRTRFSNPIGLDASGNFSTANDLATLGRYALTVPRLSSVIDKSRLTLRSGATVRRISNRNPLIGKYPWAIGVKTGYTIAAGYLLVGAAEKLDARVISVVTGDRTEAARESDSAALLRYGRAFYKPVAPLRKKQSVYALPVEFQDIKAKVYPRRDYSFAARNGEQVELRLIAPRQIKGPRPAGSIVGDAIVLRGGKQVASVPVSLGEGVPAPPVTAVMLHALGLILPWVLLALGISMVATFLLRRKKERTARPGFVR from the coding sequence GTGGCGCCCTCGGCACGCGCGCTCGTGCTCGCAGTCTCCGCCTTGGTTCTCGCGCCTGCGGCAACTGCGCGCGCCGACGAGAACGTTCTCCGATCAGTCAACACGATGACCGTCAAGGTGCCCACGCCGCGCGCACCGAGCGGGATCCTCGCCGAGACGGGGATCGTGCTCGATGCCCAGACCGGCAGGCACATGTGGGGGCGCGACACAAAGAAGCGCCGCCTGATCGCCAGCACGACCAAGATCATGACGGCGCTGGTCGCGATCTCACGTACGACCCCGAACGAGCTGCTCACCGCGACCAGATACCGCGCCGGCGTGGGCGAATCGCTGCTGGGCCTCAAGCCCGGCGAAAGCATGAGCGCGCAGGATCTGATCAAGGGCTTGATGCTCGAAAGCGGAAACGACGCTGCCGACACGCTCGCCGCTGGCACCGCATCGTCGAGATCCGCATTCGTCGCTGCGATGAACCGTCGCGCGAGGTCACTCGGCCTCACTCGCACGCGATTCTCGAACCCGATCGGGCTCGATGCCTCCGGCAACTTCTCAACTGCCAACGACCTCGCAACGCTTGGTCGGTACGCGTTGACCGTGCCGCGCCTCTCGAGTGTCATCGACAAGTCCAGACTCACACTGCGCTCGGGTGCGACGGTTCGCAGAATCTCCAACCGCAATCCATTGATCGGCAAGTACCCGTGGGCGATCGGGGTCAAGACTGGCTACACCATTGCCGCCGGCTATTTGCTCGTGGGCGCGGCGGAAAAGCTCGACGCCAGGGTCATATCCGTAGTGACCGGCGACCGAACTGAGGCCGCGCGCGAGAGCGACTCGGCAGCACTGCTCCGGTATGGGCGCGCCTTCTACAAGCCGGTCGCCCCGCTGCGCAAGAAGCAATCGGTCTACGCGCTCCCGGTCGAATTCCAGGACATCAAAGCCAAGGTCTATCCACGCCGCGATTATTCGTTCGCGGCGCGCAACGGCGAGCAGGTCGAGCTGCGACTGATCGCTCCCAGGCAGATCAAGGGGCCGCGTCCTGCCGGGTCGATCGTCGGCGACGCCATCGTCCTTCGCGGAGGCAAGCAGGTGGCCAGCGTGCCGGTCTCTCTGGGCGAGGGAGTGCCCGCTCCACCGGTCACCGCAGTCATGTTGCACGCCCTCGGACTGATTCTTCCCTGGGTGCTTCTGGCGCTTGGAATCAGCATGGTCGCGACCTTCTTACTGCGTCGAAAAAAGGAACGGACAGCCCGACCGGGTTTCGTGAGATAA
- a CDS encoding LysM peptidoglycan-binding domain-containing protein → MSNPSESPRKQRYKAPRTGTPGDAHQGTGPTGTRPLRGGSRAPQRPRDVQAGNGARMLAPIALVIFAIAIFAVLSSQDSGSAAKTSNEAAATKPAATTAAAKSGPTRSTYRVRPGDSFAAIAEKQGVDVETLQELNPDIDPRALQPGQKLKLK, encoded by the coding sequence ATGTCCAACCCTTCGGAGTCTCCCAGGAAGCAGCGATACAAAGCGCCTCGCACGGGCACGCCGGGCGACGCGCATCAGGGCACAGGGCCGACGGGCACCCGCCCGCTTCGCGGCGGTAGCCGCGCCCCGCAGCGTCCCCGCGACGTGCAGGCCGGCAACGGCGCACGTATGCTCGCGCCGATCGCACTGGTGATCTTCGCGATCGCAATCTTCGCGGTGCTCAGCAGTCAGGACAGCGGCAGCGCCGCAAAGACTTCCAACGAAGCCGCAGCCACAAAGCCAGCGGCCACCACCGCTGCCGCCAAGAGCGGACCGACCCGATCGACCTACAGGGTCAGGCCCGGAGACAGCTTTGCTGCGATCGCCGAGAAACAGGGAGTCGACGTTGAGACGCTTCAAGAGCTCAATCCCGACATTGACCCCCGGGCACTCCAGCCGGGCCAGAAGCTGAAACTTAAGTAG